TCCGATCTGTGCATAGCTATTTGTGTACCGAATTTTTTCCGAAGGTACGCTGCATTACCGCAGTGGTCAAAATCACCATGAGTTAGTACGATCAGCGTAAGATTTCCCGGCTGGCAACCTGCGCTTTCAAGTTCTTTTTCGATCGCGCCGCGCTTGTTGGTCCTCCCCGTATCGATCAGGATAAATCCGTCGCCGGTTCTGACAAGGTAGCAATTGACAGAGACATTAAAAACAAAAGGCGTAGTGAGGGTGTTAATCTCCAAAGTCATTTGAGCCTCCTATGTTCAAGGCGGTTATAACAAGCGCGCGCATAACATTTAAGCGATAGTTTAGGATAAGAATGCCTCTTCTACGAAGGGATCGATTTGACTTCAAAGGTTGCCATTGTCAAGTTTGATGGAAACGCAGAAGCGAAATCATTAGGGGAGGCTCTGCGCTTAATCGGCGGAATAGACGATTTGAATACTTCTAAGAAAGCAGTAGTTGTGAAAGTGGGAGTTTTCAGTCACAAAGCAGACAATCACACATCTATTAGCTTTGTCGACGCTATAATTGATAGTTTCAACAAAGCTCCCAAGGTCTTCATTGCCGAATCAGATAACTACCAAGGAACAGGTTTAGAAAGGCTGCAAATCTGGAAGGAGCTTTTCTCAGAACGAGTCATACCTGTCAACCTCTCAGACCTAAAGGATGCTCAAGATGTAACCCTTGCCGGTCAAAAGATGAAACTTTCCACTCTTCTTTTTAAGCCCAACGTATTGGTTAACACACACATAATGAGAACCTTTGAGCGGGGTAGCATCCTTAAGAACTTGTTCGGTTGTATTCCTATCCGAAAGAAGGCAAAGTTTCATAAAAACGAAATTTTCTGTTCACTCTTGGCAGACATCTATGAAGCAATAGGTGGAGTGGACCTATCTGTAATGGATGGCACCTATCTTTGGCGTGGTGCAGGTGATCTTAGAGTGCCTATGAACACTCTTCTTGCAGGAAGGGATGCAGTAGCGGTGGAAACTGTGGGAGCAATCTTAGCTGGTTTGAAACCTGAGAGAATGCCTGTAACCCAAGAATTTGTGAAGCGGGGTCTAGGAGTAGGAGACATAGAAGACATTGAGATTGTGGGAACGCCACTCGAAAGTTTACGAGAAGAATCTAAATTGGCGGCTAAAACGCTCAGAAAGAAATGGAAGGAGCGTGGCGGTGCACCCAGCATTTGGGCGCCGACGATTGATAGCTTAATTAAAGATAGATTTTTTCAACTGCCGCATAAAAGAACAAGAGATGACGTGGTAAAAGCTTTTGAAGCTAGGGGAATCTCGACAAAAGGTTACACTGGTGTAATCGCAACAACCTTAACCCGAAGGATAAGAACGGGCAAAC
The Candidatus Bathyarchaeota archaeon DNA segment above includes these coding regions:
- a CDS encoding DUF362 domain-containing protein, which translates into the protein MTSKVAIVKFDGNAEAKSLGEALRLIGGIDDLNTSKKAVVVKVGVFSHKADNHTSISFVDAIIDSFNKAPKVFIAESDNYQGTGLERLQIWKELFSERVIPVNLSDLKDAQDVTLAGQKMKLSTLLFKPNVLVNTHIMRTFERGSILKNLFGCIPIRKKAKFHKNEIFCSLLADIYEAIGGVDLSVMDGTYLWRGAGDLRVPMNTLLAGRDAVAVETVGAILAGLKPERMPVTQEFVKRGLGVGDIEDIEIVGTPLESLREESKLAAKTLRKKWKERGGAPSIWAPTIDSLIKDRFFQLPHKRTRDDVVKAFEARGISTKGYTGVIATTLTRRIRTGKLKAAKELNGWVYWTE
- a CDS encoding MBL fold metallo-hydrolase, encoding MTLEINTLTTPFVFNVSVNCYLVRTGDGFILIDTGRTNKRGAIEKELESAGCQPGNLTLIVLTHGDFDHCGNAAYLRKKFGTQIAMHRS